A region of Patescibacteria group bacterium DNA encodes the following proteins:
- a CDS encoding type II secretion system GspH family protein, translating into MKKIKKKLSNKGLTPRFFSYNQNGGFTLIEVLVATLLISIIFLGIFGGFQLAVRVVAQSKARMQAVYLASEKIEEMRGLNFVDIETTQESIVVNGVEYNTETIVEDFDDCADGTIEGFDCSGAIVLPDTAPDDYKKIKVRVSWQTFFGGEMVLSSYAASESLETGEGKGAMRVSLSDSLGQPIEILTGDQLAPCSASSINIINNGYGLDQCYGTDTNNPGVRVLILDESLEPDDYKIIVSKSGYAAAETFRSGDTYGGTIISTPNRKNPTINEGELYPITFIIDLLSDLNISTALAWSGDSFFDTFLNQNKISTIENLIVSNGQATLATSSPISYFDSGYLESTPIVPGEITEWYDFEWSELEDTDTDITYQVFYATSSSWLLVPDIDIPGNSSGLEMSPVDLSQMDINKYSELKIGANFSTSDVLKTPTLYEWRASWKNGEETIISNVSFDIRGDKTVGTDIEEYLIYKYSETLTSDSGGHKLISGLETDNYYFSGFIKNGSALNLNSSLSPMPFNLLSGTSTGFTLYLESDNSLLVKVKDVSIAEPVFGAGVRLSNQGLGYDVSLTTNESGEALFLPLQISANYVLEIQAQNYYEETIPIAVSGNNYKEVGIERYE; encoded by the coding sequence GTGAAAAAGATAAAAAAGAAATTATCCAATAAAGGATTGACTCCCCGCTTTTTTTCTTACAATCAAAATGGGGGGTTCACCTTAATAGAGGTGCTTGTTGCCACTCTTTTAATCTCCATTATTTTTTTGGGGATTTTCGGCGGTTTTCAGTTAGCAGTAAGGGTAGTGGCGCAATCCAAAGCCAGAATGCAGGCAGTGTATTTGGCGTCAGAAAAAATAGAAGAGATGCGAGGATTGAACTTTGTTGACATTGAAACAACCCAAGAAAGTATTGTCGTTAATGGCGTTGAATATAATACGGAAACAATAGTAGAGGATTTTGACGATTGCGCGGACGGGACTATTGAGGGATTTGATTGTTCTGGAGCAATTGTTTTGCCGGATACCGCGCCTGATGATTATAAAAAAATAAAAGTAAGGGTTTCCTGGCAGACCTTTTTTGGCGGTGAAATGGTTTTAAGCTCTTATGCTGCCTCTGAATCATTGGAAACAGGGGAAGGCAAGGGGGCTATGAGGGTTTCTTTAAGCGATAGCTTGGGCCAGCCAATAGAGATTTTGACTGGGGACCAATTAGCCCCATGTTCTGCGAGTTCAATCAATATAATAAACAATGGGTATGGCCTTGACCAATGTTATGGCACAGATACCAATAACCCCGGGGTCAGGGTTTTAATTTTGGATGAGTCATTGGAGCCGGATGATTATAAAATTATTGTTTCAAAGAGTGGTTATGCCGCAGCCGAGACATTTCGTTCTGGAGACACATACGGAGGAACAATAATCTCCACGCCAAACAGGAAAAATCCAACAATCAATGAAGGAGAGCTCTATCCGATTACTTTTATCATTGATTTGTTGAGCGATTTGAATATTAGCACAGCGCTCGCTTGGAGCGGAGATAGTTTTTTTGATACTTTTCTGAACCAGAACAAAATCTCTACAATAGAGAATCTTATTGTATCCAACGGACAAGCAACTCTAGCAACCAGCTCCCCTATTAGTTATTTTGATTCAGGATATTTAGAATCAACGCCAATAGTTCCCGGCGAGATTACTGAATGGTATGATTTTGAATGGTCGGAATTAGAAGACACAGATACAGATATTACATATCAGGTCTTTTATGCAACCAGTAGTTCGTGGCTTTTGGTTCCTGATATTGATATCCCGGGAAATAGCAGTGGCTTAGAAATGTCACCCGTTGATTTAAGCCAAATGGATATTAATAAATATTCTGAATTAAAAATAGGGGCGAATTTTTCAACAAGCGATGTCCTTAAAACACCCACCTTATATGAATGGCGCGCTTCTTGGAAGAATGGCGAGGAGACAATTATTTCCAATGTGAGTTTCGATATTAGGGGAGACAAGACAGTTGGGACAGATATCGAGGAATACTTGATTTATAAATATTCAGAAACACTAACATCAGATTCAGGCGGGCATAAATTAATATCAGGATTAGAAACAGATAATTACTATTTTTCAGGTTTTATAAAAAACGGAAGCGCGCTTAATCTTAACAGTAGTTTGAGCCCAATGCCTTTTAATCTTTTATCAGGCACAAGCACGGGATTTACTCTATACCTTGAATCAGACAATTCTTTACTCGTTAAAGTTAAAGATGTTTCAATCGCAGAGCCGGTTTTTGGCGCTGGAGTCCGACTTTCCAATCAAGGATTAGGATATGATGTGAGCTTGACTACGAATGAGTCAGGAGAAGCGTTGTTCCTTCCTTTGCAAATAAGCGCAAATTATGTTTTAGAGATTCAGGCGCAAAATTATTATGAAGAAACGATTCCTATTGCTGTTTCAGGAAATAATTATAAAGAAGTAGGCATAGAGAGATATGAATAA
- a CDS encoding prepilin-type N-terminal cleavage/methylation domain-containing protein — protein sequence MNKGFTLIETIVAVFILSVITTGLFSIIPAIYRVDSYAWHQAHATNEARRGMKTMIREIREAITGEDGSYVLLSAQDNELIFFSDIDKDNDIERVRYFLGGTSDYQQTQECVTYIDGGSCSIVFSDFFNGTLNQAVVQVGVKGDFGLSSELANIYADSVLLGSICSSVSSCEDCSTVWNGIMSFDVMGQASDNYLQLTADASSYVNDICSPGYFAMRAQFQLNWQAEEAGKEREFKRGVVEPIGDIPQYLTDTEEITVLSRYVQNQINSPQKTVFKYYDKDGQEIIDPIERINSTKIIKIMLIVNVEPNRAPDDYYLQSKVQLRNLIFDNE from the coding sequence ATGAATAAAGGATTTACATTAATAGAAACAATTGTCGCTGTGTTTATTTTAAGCGTTATAACAACAGGGTTATTTTCTATCATCCCTGCCATTTATCGCGTTGATAGCTATGCTTGGCATCAGGCGCACGCAACCAATGAGGCAAGGAGAGGGATGAAGACAATGATAAGAGAAATCAGAGAAGCAATTACCGGCGAAGACGGGTCATATGTGCTTTTATCAGCCCAAGACAACGAACTCATTTTTTTCAGCGACATTGATAAAGACAATGACATAGAAAGAGTAAGATATTTTTTGGGAGGGACTTCAGATTATCAACAGACGCAGGAATGCGTTACCTATATTGACGGGGGCTCATGTTCAATAGTATTTTCTGATTTTTTTAATGGAACATTAAATCAAGCAGTAGTACAGGTAGGCGTTAAGGGCGATTTCGGGCTGTCTAGCGAACTCGCCAATATTTATGCTGATAGTGTTTTATTGGGTTCAATTTGTTCCAGCGTGTCATCTTGCGAAGATTGTTCAACTGTCTGGAACGGAATAATGAGCTTTGATGTTATGGGTCAGGCGTCTGATAATTATTTGCAATTGACAGCTGATGCCAGTAGCTATGTTAATGACATTTGTTCTCCGGGATATTTTGCTATGCGCGCGCAGTTTCAATTAAATTGGCAGGCAGAGGAAGCAGGAAAGGAAAGAGAGTTTAAGAGAGGGGTTGTTGAGCCAATCGGCGATATTCCACAATACCTTACAGATACGGAGGAAATAACTGTATTGTCCCGCTATGTTCAAAATCAAATAAACAGTCCACAAAAAACCGTTTTTAAATATTATGATAAAGATGGGCAGGAAATAATTGACCCGATAGAAAGAATAAACAGCACTAAGATTATAAAGATTATGTTGATAGTGAATGTTGAGCCGAATCGCGCGCCCGATGATTATTATCTGCAAAGCAAAGTTCAATTAAGAAATTTAATTTTTGATAACGAATAA
- the pilM gene encoding type IV pilus assembly protein PilM, with amino-acid sequence MKFNVLNLHPGTFGLDISDLSLKAVSLKKHRRHLRIESLKGILLPDGIIQGGEVKDIEKLADFIKKIVSKLRGLDTNQVIVSLPEEKSFIRLLRMPIMPAQEIKEAVRFEAENYIPFSIDKVYLDSQIVQSLDKDNSFVEVLIAALPRKTVDPYVSAIYEAGLIPVAMETESQATARALIKGSYIQKPVFIVDMGATSTNFSVYSGNSLRFTSFIPFSTNSLTTVLSKALKISPQEAYKAQLLYGFQKKGERSKRIFEALLPSITGFIEEINKHIDYYQTHSSQKVKDSADMDVKELIFCGGGARIKGLTGFMSEETGLKVQKGDPLTNLPLEEKLNKKISKDELLPFTTAIGLALRGYKIELYD; translated from the coding sequence ATGAAGTTTAATGTGCTTAATTTACATCCCGGGACATTTGGGTTAGATATTTCTGACCTGTCTTTAAAAGCGGTTTCATTAAAGAAACACAGAAGACATTTAAGAATAGAGTCGCTCAAAGGAATTCTTTTGCCAGATGGCATAATTCAAGGCGGGGAAGTCAAAGATATAGAAAAACTTGCTGATTTTATAAAAAAAATAGTTAGCAAACTTAGGGGGCTTGATACTAATCAGGTGATTGTGTCTCTACCAGAAGAAAAGTCGTTTATACGGTTGCTTCGTATGCCGATAATGCCTGCGCAGGAAATAAAGGAAGCTGTACGATTTGAGGCAGAGAACTATATTCCGTTTTCAATAGACAAAGTTTATCTTGATTCACAGATTGTTCAGTCATTGGATAAAGATAATAGTTTCGTGGAAGTTCTGATAGCTGCTTTGCCGAGAAAAACAGTTGACCCTTATGTGTCTGCGATTTATGAGGCCGGCCTTATTCCTGTTGCCATGGAAACCGAATCCCAGGCAACTGCGCGAGCGCTGATAAAGGGTTCTTATATCCAGAAACCGGTTTTCATTGTTGATATGGGCGCAACTTCTACGAATTTTAGTGTTTATTCAGGCAATTCTCTGCGCTTTACTTCGTTTATCCCATTTTCTACAAATAGCTTAACAACTGTTTTATCTAAGGCATTAAAAATTAGCCCGCAAGAAGCGTATAAAGCGCAACTTCTATATGGATTTCAAAAGAAAGGAGAACGGTCTAAAAGAATATTTGAGGCGCTCCTTCCCTCAATAACCGGATTTATAGAGGAAATCAATAAACATATTGATTATTATCAAACCCATTCTTCCCAGAAAGTAAAAGATAGCGCTGATATGGATGTGAAAGAATTGATTTTCTGCGGAGGCGGAGCAAGGATTAAAGGGTTAACTGGTTTTATGTCTGAAGAAACAGGGCTGAAGGTTCAAAAGGGGGATCCATTAACAAATCTTCCATTGGAAGAGAAATTGAATAAGAAAATATCTAAAGACGAGCTACTCCCTTTTACAACAGCCATAGGACTTGCCTTGAGGGGATACAAAATTGAACTATATGATTAA
- a CDS encoding Fic family protein — protein MTKNKRFDQRLSQIPAKIWSKITQIDELKGQWIAGARLSPQILGRLKQSVLITSTGASTRIEGARLSDEDVEKLMRGIDIQKFTDRDKQEVKGYFELLENIFNSWKSLKFSENTIKHFHKELLKYVQKDEIHRGDYKKEENKVHMINAVGESVGDLFDTAPAYLTPKEMQELIEWTQCVLNEKKYHPLLVIGSFLVDFLQIHPFQDGNGRLSRVLTNLLLLKEGYLYVPYISHEKLVEDNKPEYYLALRQSQKTFKTKRENIIPWLDFFLTIFLKQSQMAVELLSKENIEKLLSRKQLAVWQYLQEVDEVSPGEIAKKAKIARPTVNQVMDRLLRLKKIERIGLGRSTRYRKI, from the coding sequence ATGACAAAAAATAAACGATTTGACCAACGATTATCTCAGATTCCAGCTAAGATATGGTCAAAAATAACACAGATTGATGAATTAAAAGGACAATGGATTGCTGGCGCACGATTAAGTCCGCAGATTTTAGGTCGCTTGAAGCAGTCGGTTTTGATTACCTCCACTGGCGCCTCTACTCGTATTGAGGGCGCTCGTCTTTCTGATGAGGATGTAGAAAAATTGATGCGAGGTATTGATATTCAAAAATTCACTGATAGGGATAAGCAAGAAGTGAAAGGTTATTTTGAATTGCTCGAAAATATTTTTAATTCTTGGAAATCTCTTAAATTTTCAGAAAATACTATTAAGCATTTTCACAAAGAGCTTCTTAAGTATGTCCAAAAGGATGAGATTCACCGAGGTGATTACAAAAAAGAAGAAAACAAAGTGCATATGATTAATGCAGTTGGCGAATCTGTTGGCGATCTTTTTGATACTGCGCCGGCATATCTCACGCCGAAAGAAATGCAGGAATTGATTGAGTGGACTCAATGCGTACTGAATGAAAAAAAATATCATCCACTTCTGGTTATTGGTAGTTTTTTGGTTGATTTTTTACAAATACATCCATTTCAAGATGGCAATGGTCGGCTTTCCCGTGTTTTGACCAACCTTCTTTTATTAAAAGAGGGCTATTTATATGTGCCCTATATTTCTCATGAGAAATTAGTCGAAGACAATAAGCCGGAATATTATCTTGCGCTTCGTCAAAGTCAGAAAACATTTAAGACAAAACGCGAAAACATTATTCCGTGGCTCGATTTCTTTTTAACTATTTTCCTTAAACAATCGCAGATGGCTGTTGAGTTATTATCTAAAGAAAACATAGAAAAACTTCTTTCAAGGAAACAACTTGCAGTATGGCAGTATTTGCAAGAAGTGGACGAAGTAAGTCCCGGCGAAATCGCTAAAAAAGCAAAAATTGCTCGTCCTACAGTTAATCAAGTGATGGATAGACTTTTGCGCCTTAAGAAAATCGAACGCATTGGCCTTGGCCGAAGCACAAGGTATAGGAAGATATAA
- a CDS encoding tyrosine--tRNA ligase → MKIDSKKIDEVLTRSVEQIVDRDHFSKALASGKKLRIKHGIDPTGDKIHIGRAIQLWKLKAFQDLGHKIVLIIGDFTARIGDPSDKPEGRKGLKDEEIKKNVKSYSDQIGKILDLKKTEIRYNSEWFNKMPLGDFLHLSGNFSVQQLVQRRNFHERWKKGEPISLKEICYPLLQGYDSVAVKADIELGGYDQLFNLNAGRDIQRLFGMYPQDIMTLKMLSGLDGRKMSTSWGNVINIVDKPEDMYGKLMSMRDEMIFDYFELCTLLAEKELSEIKRELKNKNINPRDIKARLAREIVSMYHSEKLAQKAGQEFDKIFKEKRMPSKMPVFFTPKPSYPIVELLFHLGLASSKGEGKRLVLQGGVRVDSNVIKDFKQEIKVRDEMIIQVGKRKFAKLITHDIRC, encoded by the coding sequence ATGAAAATTGATTCTAAAAAAATAGACGAGGTTCTGACAAGGAGCGTTGAGCAAATTGTCGACAGAGATCACTTCAGTAAAGCCCTTGCTTCGGGTAAAAAATTGAGAATTAAGCATGGCATTGACCCAACTGGAGACAAGATTCATATTGGCAGAGCCATCCAGCTCTGGAAATTAAAAGCATTTCAGGATTTAGGGCATAAAATCGTTCTGATTATCGGCGACTTTACTGCTCGCATCGGCGACCCATCAGATAAGCCAGAAGGCAGAAAAGGACTTAAAGACGAGGAGATAAAAAAGAATGTCAAATCATATTCAGACCAAATTGGGAAAATACTTGATTTAAAAAAGACCGAAATTAGATATAACAGCGAATGGTTTAATAAGATGCCTCTTGGTGATTTTTTGCATTTGTCTGGCAATTTTTCTGTTCAACAATTAGTTCAAAGAAGAAATTTCCACGAAAGATGGAAAAAAGGAGAGCCAATTTCATTGAAAGAGATTTGCTATCCCCTTTTGCAGGGCTATGATTCAGTAGCAGTCAAGGCAGATATTGAATTGGGCGGTTATGACCAGCTTTTTAATCTTAATGCTGGAAGAGATATTCAGCGATTATTTGGAATGTATCCGCAAGATATAATGACCTTAAAAATGCTTTCAGGGCTTGATGGCAGAAAGATGTCCACTAGTTGGGGTAATGTGATTAATATTGTTGATAAACCGGAAGATATGTATGGGAAATTGATGTCTATGCGGGATGAAATGATTTTTGATTATTTTGAGCTTTGCACGCTTCTTGCTGAAAAAGAATTAAGCGAAATTAAAAGAGAACTTAAGAATAAGAATATTAATCCAAGAGACATTAAAGCCAGATTAGCCAGAGAGATTGTTTCTATGTATCACAGCGAAAAATTAGCGCAAAAAGCAGGGCAAGAGTTTGATAAAATATTCAAAGAGAAAAGAATGCCCTCCAAGATGCCAGTATTTTTTACTCCAAAGCCGAGTTATCCAATAGTTGAGCTTTTATTTCATCTAGGACTAGCCAGCTCTAAGGGGGAGGGCAAGAGATTGGTGCTCCAGGGAGGAGTTAGAGTTGATTCTAATGTAATAAAAGATTTTAAACAGGAAATAAAAGTGAGGGATGAAATGATTATTCAAGTTGGCAAAAGAAAATTTGCTAAGCTAATTACCCATGACATCAGATGCTAA